In Desulfomicrobium apsheronum, a single window of DNA contains:
- the rfaE2 gene encoding D-glycero-beta-D-manno-heptose 1-phosphate adenylyltransferase: MNTEQKIISPEQIARPGGKVVFTNGCFDIIHPGHVDYLERARSMGSCLVVGLNSDASVRRLKGALRPVNDQQSRARVLAALACVDFVIIFDEDTPLELIRKVSPDVLVKGGDWSVDRIVGREVVEAAGGTVCSIPLLAGYSTTGTVERIVAMHQRGGNG, from the coding sequence ATGAATACCGAACAAAAAATCATTTCTCCCGAACAAATTGCAAGGCCCGGCGGCAAGGTCGTGTTCACCAATGGCTGCTTCGACATCATCCACCCAGGCCATGTGGACTACCTGGAACGAGCCAGGAGCATGGGTTCCTGCCTGGTTGTCGGCCTCAACAGCGACGCTTCGGTCAGGCGCCTCAAGGGAGCGCTTCGACCGGTCAACGACCAGCAAAGCCGGGCACGGGTGCTGGCGGCCCTGGCCTGCGTGGACTTTGTCATCATCTTCGATGAGGACACGCCGCTGGAACTGATCCGCAAGGTCAGCCCGGACGTGCTGGTCAAGGGCGGGGACTGGAGCGTGGACCGGATAGTCGGGCGAGAGGTGGTGGAGGCGGCGGGCGGGACGGTCTGCTCCATCCCGCTGTTGGCGGGATATTCAACTACGGGGACGGTGGAACGCATCGTGGCCATGCATCAACGAGGCGGCAATGGATAG
- the coaBC gene encoding bifunctional phosphopantothenoylcysteine decarboxylase/phosphopantothenate--cysteine ligase CoaBC yields the protein MIPAHYLFDTFHGKRIHLGVTGSIAAYKALDLTRAFLHLHLQVGVTLTESARKFVTDLSFGALGADPLYTDMFSGGANFDHLEPSVADAFVVVPATANMIAKMACGIADDLLSCQLLAYCGPVLVAPAMNPRMWSAPATRHNWSVLGERGVSRIEPECGNVACGDTGQGRLAPLDEIFIRTLAALSPQDLRGKKIMLTLGPTREYFDKARFWSNPSSGIMGASLAVAAALRGAEVTAITGPVDIALPSMIQRVPVVTARDMFEAAQDIFPSQDIGCFTAAVADFRPPACSTGKFKKSGETLSLTFESNPDILATLSTAKKSWQQTIGFAAEAQDLEINAALKLTKKNLDLLVANPIDEAGAGFAASTNRVLVMDRHGRQEAWPQLPKTEIAWRIWDWISMNTP from the coding sequence GTGATTCCCGCACATTACCTGTTCGACACGTTTCACGGGAAACGTATCCACCTGGGAGTCACCGGCTCCATCGCTGCATACAAGGCCCTGGATCTGACCAGGGCCTTTTTGCATTTGCACCTTCAGGTAGGCGTGACCCTGACGGAATCAGCTCGCAAATTCGTGACCGACCTCTCCTTTGGGGCACTCGGGGCTGATCCTCTCTACACCGACATGTTTTCCGGTGGTGCCAATTTCGATCATCTCGAACCATCGGTGGCCGATGCCTTTGTCGTTGTTCCAGCGACGGCGAACATGATCGCCAAGATGGCCTGCGGCATCGCCGACGACCTGCTCAGCTGTCAGCTTCTGGCCTACTGCGGCCCGGTGCTGGTGGCTCCGGCCATGAACCCGCGCATGTGGAGCGCCCCGGCGACTCGACACAACTGGTCCGTACTGGGTGAACGCGGCGTTTCACGCATTGAGCCCGAGTGCGGCAATGTCGCCTGCGGGGACACGGGCCAGGGCAGGCTCGCCCCTCTGGACGAGATCTTCATCCGCACCCTGGCCGCGCTTTCGCCTCAGGATCTTCGTGGCAAGAAAATCATGCTCACGCTTGGACCGACGCGGGAATACTTTGACAAGGCTCGCTTCTGGTCCAATCCCTCAAGCGGAATCATGGGAGCCAGCCTGGCTGTCGCGGCAGCTCTGCGTGGCGCTGAAGTCACCGCCATCACCGGCCCGGTGGACATCGCCCTGCCGTCAATGATCCAGCGCGTTCCCGTGGTCACTGCCCGCGACATGTTTGAAGCCGCGCAGGATATTTTTCCATCACAGGACATAGGATGCTTTACGGCAGCCGTAGCTGACTTTCGCCCACCGGCCTGCTCCACGGGCAAGTTCAAGAAAAGCGGAGAAACCCTGAGTCTGACTTTTGAGTCCAACCCCGACATCCTCGCGACCCTGAGCACCGCCAAAAAGTCCTGGCAACAAACCATCGGCTTTGCCGCTGAAGCGCAAGACCTCGAAATAAATGCTGCGCTCAAGCTCACCAAAAAAAATCTTGATCTGCTCGTAGCCAATCCCATAGACGAGGCCGGTGCCGGCTTTGCAGCATCCACCAACAGGGTTTTGGTCATGGATCGGCACGGCCGACAGGAAGCGTGGCCGCAGCTGCCCAAAACTGAAATTGCTTGGAGGATTTGGGATTGGATCTCAATGAACACACCCTGA
- a CDS encoding NAD-dependent epimerase, which yields MKILITGAAGFIGFHLAKRFLATGTSVFGLDNLNDYYSVDLKKDRLKLLQQDSNFHFEPIDLADGVALDAYFKANEFTHVVNLAAQAGVRYSLLNPKSYIDSNIVGFANLLECCRHNGTKHLVYASSSSVYGLNTSMPFSVHDNVDHPVSLYAASKKSNELMAHTYSYLYKLPTTGLRFFTVYGPWGRPDMALYLFTKAICEGKPINVFNHGKMRRDFTYIDDIVEGVFRIVSHVPAGNPAWDGKNPDPSTSPAPYKLYNIGNNNTVELEQFITVLENALGQKAVRNYMDIQPGDVPATYANIDDLIKEVGFKPSTSIEEGIEKFIAWYKDYYRP from the coding sequence ATGAAAATTCTTATCACGGGTGCGGCGGGATTTATCGGTTTTCACCTCGCCAAACGCTTTCTCGCCACGGGAACTTCCGTATTTGGCCTGGACAACCTCAATGACTACTACTCGGTGGACTTGAAAAAAGACCGCCTGAAGCTTCTGCAGCAGGATTCAAATTTCCATTTCGAGCCCATCGATCTCGCTGACGGCGTAGCCCTGGATGCGTATTTCAAGGCCAACGAGTTTACACACGTGGTCAATCTGGCGGCTCAGGCGGGTGTCAGATACTCCCTTCTGAATCCAAAATCCTACATTGATTCCAATATAGTAGGCTTTGCAAACCTGCTGGAATGCTGCCGCCACAACGGTACGAAGCACTTGGTGTACGCCTCGTCGAGTTCGGTCTACGGGCTGAACACATCCATGCCCTTTTCCGTCCACGACAACGTGGACCATCCCGTGAGTCTGTACGCGGCCAGCAAGAAATCAAACGAACTCATGGCGCACACCTATTCATACCTTTACAAGCTGCCAACCACTGGCCTGCGCTTCTTCACGGTGTACGGCCCCTGGGGGCGACCCGACATGGCGCTGTACCTCTTCACCAAGGCCATCTGCGAAGGAAAGCCGATCAACGTCTTCAATCACGGCAAGATGCGCAGGGATTTCACCTATATCGACGACATCGTCGAGGGAGTGTTCCGGATCGTGAGTCATGTTCCGGCAGGCAATCCGGCATGGGACGGGAAAAATCCCGATCCAAGCACCTCCCCCGCGCCCTACAAGCTCTACAACATCGGCAACAACAACACCGTGGAACTTGAGCAGTTCATCACCGTGCTTGAGAATGCCCTGGGCCAAAAAGCGGTGCGCAACTACATGGATATCCAGCCCGGAGACGTGCCGGCGACTTACGCCAACATCGACGACCTGATCAAGGAAGTCGGATTCAAGCCCTCCACGAGCATCGAGGAAGGTATAGAGAAGTTCATCGCCTGGTACAAAGATTACTACCGTCCTTAG
- a CDS encoding ParA family protein: MAQTIVLANQKGGVGKTTTTVNLAASLAAMEQRVLVIDCDPQANASSGLGVDVSQVQSSIYQALFSPEEARKGIVDSDMEFLKILPSTPDLVGAEIELGEEKDREFILRGIVKLLSPEYDYILIDCPPSLGLITINALCAARWLLVPLQCEYYALEGIAQLMKTYGLVKERLNPDLDILGILLTMFDKRNKLSFMVEREVRDHFKELVFTTSIPRNVRLSEAPSHGLPAILYDIRSMGTQSYITLAQELIDKKLDQSQEQTT; the protein is encoded by the coding sequence TTGGCGCAGACAATCGTTTTGGCAAATCAGAAAGGCGGTGTGGGCAAAACCACCACCACCGTCAACCTGGCGGCATCACTGGCGGCCATGGAACAGCGCGTACTGGTCATTGATTGCGACCCGCAGGCCAATGCATCAAGCGGTCTTGGCGTTGACGTGAGCCAGGTGCAAAGCTCGATCTACCAGGCCCTTTTCTCTCCGGAAGAGGCACGCAAGGGCATTGTGGATTCGGACATGGAGTTCCTGAAAATACTCCCCTCAACGCCGGACCTTGTGGGCGCGGAGATCGAACTTGGCGAAGAAAAGGACAGGGAATTCATACTGCGCGGCATCGTGAAACTGCTGAGCCCGGAGTACGACTACATCCTGATCGACTGCCCTCCTTCGCTGGGGCTGATCACCATCAACGCCCTGTGCGCGGCCAGATGGCTGCTCGTTCCGCTGCAATGCGAATACTACGCGCTGGAGGGGATCGCGCAGCTCATGAAAACCTACGGACTGGTCAAGGAAAGGCTGAACCCCGACCTCGACATTCTGGGCATACTGCTGACCATGTTCGACAAACGCAACAAGCTCTCATTCATGGTCGAACGCGAGGTGCGCGACCACTTCAAAGAGCTTGTGTTCACAACATCGATACCGAGAAACGTGCGCCTGTCGGAGGCGCCAAGCCATGGCCTTCCGGCCATTCTCTATGACATCAGGTCCATGGGCACCCAGTCATATATCACGCTGGCCCAGGAACTGATCGACAAGAAGCTGGATCAATCGCAGGAGCAGACGACTTGA
- a CDS encoding ParB/RepB/Spo0J family partition protein, with amino-acid sequence MTMKKRGLGRGLDVLIKSRNVEPEHEAEIVTLDINALEPNIHQPRHHFDQAALEELAASIKNQGLIQPVLVRPLPTPGHYELVAGERRWRACRMAGLDTIDCIVRRLDDHESMAIALIENLQREDLNPIEEARALGQIKEHFRITQEELADKIGKSRPAVTNSLRLLKLPEKVQNLLETNTLSAGHARALLGLDDPESMILLAEKILQRNLNVRATEELVKKIKNQDEPEEEKPRRAKPMAEDIAGVVRALAGTFTVKHSGTPKKGKIVFAYASNEEREKIASFLERMAKEQEI; translated from the coding sequence ATGACCATGAAAAAACGCGGGCTCGGACGCGGGCTTGATGTACTCATCAAAAGCCGCAATGTCGAACCCGAACACGAAGCAGAAATAGTGACGCTGGACATAAACGCGCTTGAACCCAACATCCACCAGCCCCGCCACCACTTCGACCAGGCGGCGCTTGAAGAGCTGGCCGCCTCCATCAAGAACCAGGGCCTGATCCAGCCGGTGCTGGTCAGACCGCTGCCAACGCCAGGACACTATGAACTCGTTGCCGGGGAAAGGCGCTGGCGAGCCTGCCGCATGGCCGGGCTTGATACCATCGACTGCATAGTCCGGCGCTTGGACGACCATGAAAGCATGGCCATCGCGCTCATAGAGAACCTTCAGCGCGAGGATCTCAACCCTATCGAGGAAGCGCGGGCTCTGGGGCAGATCAAGGAACATTTCAGGATCACCCAGGAAGAGCTGGCCGACAAAATCGGCAAAAGCAGACCCGCCGTTACCAACAGCCTGCGGCTTCTGAAGTTGCCGGAAAAGGTACAGAACCTGCTGGAGACAAATACCCTCTCCGCCGGACACGCAAGAGCGCTGCTCGGGCTCGATGATCCCGAGAGCATGATCCTCTTGGCTGAAAAGATTCTGCAAAGAAATCTGAACGTACGCGCCACGGAAGAGCTGGTCAAAAAAATCAAAAACCAAGATGAGCCGGAAGAAGAAAAGCCGCGCCGCGCCAAACCCATGGCCGAAGACATAGCGGGCGTGGTCAGGGCCCTGGCGGGCACCTTCACCGTCAAACACTCGGGAACGCCCAAAAAAGGAAAAATCGTGTTCGCTTACGCAAGCAACGAAGAAAGGGAAAAAATAGCGTCCTTCCTTGAACGCATGGCAAAGGAGCAGGAAATATGA
- a CDS encoding bifunctional heptose 7-phosphate kinase/heptose 1-phosphate adenyltransferase, whose protein sequence is MNLAFNASRMIGSKVLIIGDIMLDQYQKGLVERISPEAPVPIVKITDQVFKIGGAGNVAQNVATLGGCPTLVSICGQDLYGDNLQDLCGTLGVESHLIRSASRETTLKTRIMAQHQQMLRVDRETNRPLDAGEFSSLLETVECRLDGFDTIILSDYGKGVISEEFLRWLRERKKPNQKIILDPKTCNFPHYDDFYCMTPNKKEASEGAEMPITTRAEILEAGKRIIEQRRLQSLVITLGAEGMAVFLPGQGVFHLPTTAKKVFDVTGAGDTVIAVIALGLSSGLDLLSSCILANCAAGLVVGQVGAVGITQEELTETLASWPSAQQEKWCSLPPMGRMTT, encoded by the coding sequence ATGAATCTGGCGTTCAATGCTTCGCGCATGATCGGCTCCAAGGTGCTCATCATCGGCGACATCATGCTCGATCAGTACCAAAAGGGCTTGGTTGAAAGAATTTCACCCGAAGCGCCCGTGCCCATTGTCAAAATCACCGACCAGGTCTTCAAGATCGGCGGCGCCGGCAATGTGGCCCAGAACGTGGCCACCCTTGGCGGGTGCCCCACTCTGGTGAGCATTTGCGGCCAGGATCTCTATGGAGACAATCTGCAGGACCTCTGCGGCACGCTCGGCGTTGAAAGTCATCTTATAAGGTCAGCGTCACGTGAAACGACCCTGAAGACCCGTATCATGGCCCAGCACCAGCAGATGCTGCGCGTGGACAGGGAAACGAACCGGCCCCTCGATGCAGGGGAATTCTCGTCCCTTCTGGAAACGGTGGAATGCAGGCTCGACGGTTTTGATACGATCATCCTCTCCGACTACGGCAAGGGCGTCATTTCAGAAGAATTCCTGCGCTGGCTGCGCGAACGGAAAAAGCCGAATCAAAAAATAATTCTGGATCCCAAGACATGCAATTTCCCCCATTACGACGATTTTTACTGCATGACGCCGAACAAGAAGGAAGCATCCGAAGGCGCTGAGATGCCCATCACAACCCGCGCAGAGATCCTTGAGGCAGGCAAGAGGATCATCGAGCAGCGACGCCTACAAAGCCTGGTCATCACCTTGGGCGCGGAAGGCATGGCGGTATTCCTGCCCGGCCAGGGGGTCTTTCACCTGCCAACCACGGCAAAGAAGGTGTTCGACGTGACCGGTGCGGGAGATACCGTCATCGCGGTCATTGCCCTTGGTCTGAGCTCGGGCCTTGACCTGCTCAGCTCCTGCATACTGGCCAATTGCGCCGCCGGATTGGTGGTCGGGCAGGTTGGCGCGGTAGGGATCACCCAAGAGGAACTCACCGAAACCCTGGCGTCCTGGCCTTCGGCCCAACAAGAGAAATGGTGCTCGCTCCCGCCCATGGGACGCATGACCACCTAG
- a CDS encoding type I restriction enzyme HsdR N-terminal domain-containing protein has product MHEVSLNRVITDYLTGQEIMDTTYEDLRQALAKLLVEDRKYPRENIQSKYALDYSINGEPHSVAIDLAVFSPAGDPLLALVFCPGEVGTFVRESVAAARIHLPSPFPLVIVTDSMELLLVETKTSEVIGSGFNAVPRWSDLQDLAHAHPCPLPGEDRLDKERRILAAYDGLGGPCCGSECGI; this is encoded by the coding sequence ATGCATGAAGTAAGTCTGAATCGCGTCATTACGGATTACCTGACCGGCCAGGAGATCATGGATACCACGTATGAGGACTTGCGACAGGCGCTGGCCAAGCTGCTTGTTGAAGACAGGAAGTATCCGCGTGAAAATATCCAATCAAAATATGCTCTGGATTACTCGATAAACGGAGAGCCGCATTCGGTCGCGATCGATCTGGCGGTCTTTTCCCCTGCGGGCGACCCGCTTTTGGCGCTTGTGTTCTGCCCCGGAGAGGTCGGAACATTTGTGCGCGAGAGTGTCGCAGCGGCCCGCATTCATTTGCCGTCTCCCTTTCCGCTGGTCATCGTCACGGATTCGATGGAATTGTTGCTGGTGGAGACCAAGACCTCCGAGGTGATCGGAAGCGGCTTCAATGCCGTGCCCCGCTGGAGTGATCTGCAAGACCTCGCGCATGCGCATCCTTGCCCATTGCCGGGCGAGGACCGGCTGGACAAGGAGCGCAGGATACTTGCGGCCTATGATGGCCTGGGCGGGCCTTGCTGCGGAAGTGAATGCGGCATCTAG
- a CDS encoding DNA integrity scanning protein DisA nucleotide-binding domain protein yields MEELFLIKCIDQIHDGLCNGLARFSGPSRAALIYALNRNSPLRIYDPCDLLRGHEPRLEELYLRHGKWMQDPSRIGKHAQGEFENPELAGIIACGGHFHNMFYQTWFSEHHVDMCSTGPTQRWLEYACRLLSQDLGTKSITDLETSGYVLQNFATHAVRDHIVDMRNLSMGPDTRLRIYPILDSILNISKTQEEGKWAFGDLIFVEPSQVHRIHYLATFGDFERPAMKDFKHTRKLLQAVEGNKHKLVSNGQKIIGIGTGRMPDFSVTAEFRGNHGFIKVLDETICSFSDGGFHSSTRRANLVQLEEVLLELNLDSSKLYTIMKVVSTLVRSAQERKHGCALVLDFGSPLANISGQHLETPLDLKRHMDLDLATSLAKVDGALHIDMMYLKLHAFASLLDGRAVAGENRARGARYNSALRFTAEHDQVILVVVSSDRPISIIQHGAEIKARCDWEPRYQCLSEPLTLEDWIGQPNHS; encoded by the coding sequence ATGGAAGAACTGTTTTTGATCAAATGCATCGACCAGATTCACGACGGTTTGTGCAATGGGCTGGCCAGATTCTCGGGGCCAAGCCGAGCCGCGCTGATCTATGCATTGAACAGGAACAGCCCGCTGCGCATTTATGACCCCTGCGATCTGCTGCGCGGACACGAGCCGCGTCTGGAAGAACTCTACCTCAGACATGGAAAGTGGATGCAGGACCCTTCCCGGATTGGAAAACATGCTCAAGGAGAGTTCGAAAACCCCGAGCTGGCTGGAATAATCGCCTGTGGTGGCCATTTCCACAACATGTTCTACCAGACATGGTTCAGCGAGCACCATGTGGACATGTGTTCCACCGGGCCCACGCAGCGCTGGCTGGAGTACGCGTGCAGGCTCCTCTCCCAGGATCTGGGAACAAAAAGCATCACGGACCTTGAGACGTCGGGATATGTACTGCAAAATTTTGCGACCCACGCCGTCCGGGATCACATCGTCGACATGCGGAATCTGAGCATGGGTCCGGACACGCGGCTACGCATCTACCCCATACTGGACTCGATCCTGAATATTTCGAAAACGCAGGAAGAAGGCAAATGGGCCTTTGGCGATCTCATCTTCGTCGAGCCCTCTCAAGTGCACAGAATCCATTATCTGGCCACGTTCGGCGATTTCGAAAGACCTGCCATGAAGGATTTCAAGCACACCCGAAAGCTGTTGCAGGCCGTGGAAGGCAACAAGCACAAGCTGGTCAGCAACGGGCAGAAAATCATCGGAATCGGAACGGGAAGGATGCCGGACTTTTCCGTGACAGCGGAATTTCGCGGGAATCATGGCTTCATCAAGGTCCTGGACGAAACCATATGCAGCTTTTCCGACGGCGGTTTCCACTCTTCCACCAGAAGAGCCAATCTGGTGCAGCTTGAAGAGGTGCTGCTTGAACTCAACCTTGATTCGAGCAAGCTCTACACCATCATGAAGGTGGTCAGCACGCTGGTGCGCAGCGCCCAGGAGAGAAAACACGGCTGCGCCCTGGTGCTCGACTTCGGGAGCCCCCTGGCCAACATCTCGGGGCAGCATCTGGAAACGCCGCTTGATCTGAAGCGCCACATGGACCTTGATCTGGCGACCTCGCTGGCCAAAGTGGACGGAGCGCTGCACATAGACATGATGTACCTCAAACTGCACGCATTCGCGTCCCTGCTCGATGGCCGCGCGGTAGCCGGAGAAAACCGCGCCCGTGGAGCCAGATACAACTCCGCCCTCAGATTCACGGCCGAACACGATCAGGTCATCCTGGTTGTGGTCAGCTCGGACCGTCCCATTTCCATCATCCAGCATGGCGCCGAGATCAAGGCCAGGTGCGACTGGGAACCAAGGTACCAATGCCTCTCGGAACCCTTGACCCTGGAAGACTGGATCGGGCAACCCAATCACTCCTAA